A single region of the Triticum dicoccoides isolate Atlit2015 ecotype Zavitan chromosome 2B, WEW_v2.0, whole genome shotgun sequence genome encodes:
- the LOC119362677 gene encoding uncharacterized protein LOC119362677 translates to MASNSTPSSTPASKVPKSHRRRRTKRARVGDGSSAAAESTVHAPASEWRDWASLGSGPAWLIADRVLSRDVADYVRFRASCKAWRRCTADPQADALDPRFHPRCWTMLQDVVSRGLRYRYSRFKNDATGEHIRMTIRGLNGRDGRTHLARTSQGLLVLLNKKTDAVFVVNPVTGARADLPPVTALLSGFWRADVFPRWPHEVHFGVELTYDSAIVINLHGLLGVARPGDERWAEVEWEDPILGPVLSFAGRVYCFVDDAAMVLETSPDHPPRLSKADHNPFGSVP, encoded by the exons ATGGCATCCAATTCCACACCATCAAGCACCCCCGCGAGCAAGGTGCCGAAAAGCCATCGCCGGCGCCGAACGAAGCGCGCCCGCGTCGGCGATGGATCATCCGCCGCCGCAGAGTCGACGGTGCATGCCCCCGCCAGCGAATG GCGGGACTGGGCGAGCCTGGGGTCCGGGCCGGCGTGGCTGATCGCGGACCGCGTGCTCTCCCGCGACGTCGCCGACTACGTCCGCTTCCGCGCGTCGTGCAAAGCGTGGCGGCGTTGCACGGCGGACCCGCAGGCCGACGCCCTCGACCCACGGTTCCACCCGCGGTGCTGGACCATGCTCCAGGACGTTGTGAGCCGCGGCCTTCGCTACCGGTACAGCCGCTTCAAGAACGACGCCACCGGCGAGCACATCCGGATGACGATCCGGGGGCTGAACGGCCGGGACGGCCGCACGCACCTCGCGCGCACGTCCCAGGGCCTCCTCGTCCTGCTCAACAAGAAGACCGACGCCGTGTTCGTGGTGAACCCGGTCACCGGCGCCCGCGCAGACCTGCCGCCGGTGACCGCGCTGCTGTCCGGCTTCTGGCGGGCCGATGTTTTCCCGAGATGGCCCCACGAGGTCCACTTCGGCGTGGAGCTGACCTacgattccgcgatcgtgatcaatTTGCACGGGCTGCTGGGCGTCGCGAGACCCGGCGACGAGCGCTGGGCAGAGGTGGAGTGGGAGGACCCGATACTCGGACCAGTCTTGTCGTTCGCAGGCCGCGTGTACTGCTTCGTGGATGACGCTGCCATGGTGCTGGAGACCTCGCCGGACCACCCGCCGAGGCTGTCCAAGGCTGATCATAATCCCTTCGGTTCAGTGCCGTGA
- the LOC119362678 gene encoding uncharacterized protein LOC119362678, which translates to MALLLLRGCLAPVNATAPAFRRGETTSLVSYRRPSRFGAVVASAAASSPSGGDGATAAVDAVLRGSEGSKANALDYGGTTGAVVSGTARSTTIETTVERIIFDFRFLALLAVAGSLAGSLLCFLNGCVYIKEAYCVYWTSCAKGVHTGQMVLKVVEAIDVYLAGTVMLIFGMGLYGLFISNASNDLPSGSDRALQGSSLFGMFALKERPKWMKITSLDELKTKVGHVIVMILLVKMFERSKMVKITTGLDLLSYSVCIFLSSASLYILHNLHRPEHEESVMPHL; encoded by the exons ATGGCACTACTGCTGCTGCGCGGCTGCCTCGCGCCGGTCAACGCCACCGCCCCGGCGTTTCGGCGAGGGGAGACGACGAGCCTGGTTAGTTACCGCCGGCCGTCCCGGTTCggcgcggtcgtcgcctcggccgCCGCGTCCTCGCCGTCCGGGGGCGACGGCGCGACCGCCGCGGTGGACGCGGTGCTGCGCGGCTCGGAGGGGTCCAAGGCCAACGCGCTCGACTACGGCGGGACCACCGGCGCCGTTGTCTCCGGCACCGCTAGGTCCACGACCATCGAGACCACCGTCGAGAGG ATCATCTTCGATTTCCGGTTCCTGGctctcctcgccgtcgccggatcGCTGGCgggctccctcctctgcttcctcaat GGATGTGTGTACATAAAAGAGGCGTACTGCGTCTACTGGACGAGCTGCGCCAAAGGTGTACATACAGGGCAGATGGTCCTCAAGGTCGTCGAGGCCATTG ATGTGTATCTTGCTGGAACTGTCATGCTGATCTTCGGGATGGGCCTCTACGGGCTGTTCATCAGCAACGCGTCCAACGATTTACCCTCCGGATCCGACCGGGCTCTGCAGGGATCGTCGCTGTTTGGGATGTTCGCTCTCAAG GAGAGGCCGAAGTGGATGAAGATCACGTCGCTGGACGAGCTCAAGACGAAGGTGGGGCACGTCATCGTGATGATCCTGCTGGTGAAGATGTTCGAGCGGAGCAAGATGGTGAAGATCACCACGGGGCTGGACCTCCTCAGCTACTCGGTCTGCATCTTCCTCTCCTCGGCCTCCCTCTACATCCTGCACAACCTCCACCGGCCCGAGCACGAGGAGTCGGTCATGCCCCACTTGTAG